Proteins encoded together in one Mycolicibacter minnesotensis window:
- a CDS encoding RDD family protein — MSYRGPELVTGDAVVLDIAVAQLPVRAVSALIDITVVLVGYLCAIVLWATTLGRFDDALTTAIMIIFAVLLLVGYPVIMETVTRGRSLGKMAMGLRVVSDDGGPERFRQALFRALASVIEIWGLSGSPAVICSLLSPQGKRLGDIFAGTVVISERAPRSAPPPLMPPGLAWWASTLQLAGLRAESAELARQFLGRAAQLDPHTRQMMAYRISGDVLAHISPPPPPDAPPELVLAAVLAERHQRELARLHAVPAGPYYPPPAPWPPPSPGGFAPPS; from the coding sequence ATGTCGTACCGCGGCCCTGAGCTGGTGACCGGTGACGCCGTCGTCCTCGACATCGCTGTCGCGCAACTGCCCGTGCGCGCAGTCAGTGCGCTGATCGATATCACCGTGGTGCTGGTGGGTTACCTGTGCGCGATCGTGTTGTGGGCCACCACACTCGGCCGGTTCGACGACGCGTTGACCACCGCGATCATGATCATCTTCGCCGTGCTGCTGCTGGTCGGCTACCCGGTCATCATGGAGACCGTCACCCGTGGCCGTTCGTTGGGCAAGATGGCCATGGGCCTGCGGGTGGTGTCCGACGACGGCGGCCCCGAGCGCTTCCGGCAGGCACTGTTTCGAGCCCTGGCTTCGGTCATCGAGATCTGGGGCCTGTCGGGCAGCCCCGCAGTGATCTGCAGCCTGCTGTCACCGCAGGGCAAACGCCTGGGCGACATCTTCGCCGGCACCGTGGTGATCAGCGAACGCGCTCCTCGATCGGCTCCGCCGCCTCTCATGCCGCCCGGGCTCGCCTGGTGGGCCTCGACGTTGCAGTTGGCGGGGCTGCGTGCCGAATCCGCAGAACTGGCGCGGCAATTCCTTGGTCGGGCTGCGCAGCTCGACCCGCATACCCGCCAGATGATGGCCTACCGGATCTCCGGCGATGTGCTCGCGCACATCTCTCCCCCGCCGCCGCCCGACGCCCCACCGGAGCTGGTGCTGGCCGCGGTGCTGGCTGAACGGCATCAACGGGAGCTGGCGCGGTTACACGCCGTGCCGGCGGGGCCGTACTATCCGCCGCCGGCGCCGTGGCCGCCACCGAGTCCGGGCGGCTTCGCCCCGCCGAGCTGA
- a CDS encoding DUF4129 domain-containing protein, with translation MTIVDIDSDAAREAAERELSKPMYPRPSPKQQFFDFVETLIRRLVLKGAELPGGWFTITVLLILLAAGIVAAVHVGRRTLSDRHRSETLYGPTQLSAAQHRSAAQHHAASNDWGPAIRHRLRAVARGLEEAGLVQPASGRTATELARIAGAALPYLAGELMRGAETFNDISYGEVPATADGYRIVTDLDERVAATTETRLVR, from the coding sequence GTGACCATCGTCGACATCGACAGCGACGCCGCCCGCGAGGCGGCAGAACGTGAGCTGTCCAAACCGATGTACCCGCGTCCATCACCCAAGCAACAGTTCTTCGACTTCGTTGAGACACTGATACGTCGGCTCGTCCTCAAGGGGGCGGAACTGCCAGGCGGATGGTTCACCATCACCGTGCTACTGATCCTCCTCGCAGCAGGCATCGTGGCCGCGGTGCACGTGGGGCGGCGGACGCTGAGTGACCGCCACCGCAGCGAGACCCTTTACGGCCCAACCCAACTCAGTGCCGCGCAGCATCGCTCCGCCGCGCAACACCATGCCGCCTCCAACGATTGGGGCCCGGCCATTCGGCACCGCCTGCGTGCGGTGGCTCGCGGACTTGAAGAGGCCGGGCTCGTGCAGCCCGCTTCGGGCCGTACCGCCACCGAACTGGCCCGCATTGCCGGCGCGGCACTGCCCTATCTGGCTGGTGAACTGATGCGGGGCGCTGAGACGTTCAACGACATCAGCTACGGAGAAGTGCCTGCCACCGCAGACGGCTATCGGATCGTCACGGATCTGGACGAGCGGGTGGCGGCCACGACCGAGACTCGGCTAGTGCGGTGA
- the glpK gene encoding glycerol kinase GlpK produces MADFVASIDQGTTSTRCIIFDHDGAEVGRHQLEHEQILPRAGWVEHDPFELWNHTAAVLVSALNTTKLHASDLAALGIANQRETTVVWNRRTGQPYHNAIVWQDTRTDAIAAALEREGHGEVIRRKAGLPPATYFSGGKLQWILDNVEGVRADAERGEALFGTCDSWVLWNLTGGPRGGVHLTDVTNASRTMLMNLETLDWDDELLALFSIPRAMLPRITASSTRRRHAVTASTGPVRGEVPIAGVLGDQQSAMVGQVCLSAGEAKNTYGTGNFLLLNTGEQIVRSDNGLLTTVCYQFGDAKPVYALEGSIAVTGSAVQWLRDQLGIISGATQVETLARQVSDNGGMYFVPAFSGLFAPYWRSDARGAIVGLSRFNTNAHLARATLEAICYQSRDVAEAMEADSGVHLGVLKVDGGITANDLCMQIQADVLGVDVVKPVVPETTALGAAYAAGLGVGFWKGPDDLRANWREHKRWTPNWSDDQRAEGYAGWRKAVQRTLDWVELP; encoded by the coding sequence TTGGCCGATTTCGTCGCATCGATCGACCAGGGCACCACCAGTACCCGATGCATCATTTTCGACCATGACGGTGCCGAAGTCGGCCGTCATCAGCTCGAGCATGAGCAGATTCTGCCGCGGGCGGGTTGGGTGGAACACGACCCCTTCGAACTGTGGAATCACACCGCGGCGGTGCTGGTCTCGGCGCTGAACACCACCAAGCTGCACGCGTCCGACCTGGCGGCGCTGGGCATCGCCAATCAGCGCGAGACCACGGTGGTGTGGAATCGCCGGACCGGCCAGCCCTACCACAATGCGATCGTCTGGCAGGACACCCGAACCGACGCCATCGCGGCGGCGCTGGAGCGCGAAGGCCATGGCGAGGTGATTCGGCGTAAGGCGGGGCTGCCGCCGGCCACCTACTTCTCCGGCGGCAAGCTGCAGTGGATCCTAGACAACGTCGAGGGCGTGCGCGCGGACGCCGAGCGAGGCGAAGCGCTGTTCGGCACGTGTGACAGCTGGGTGCTGTGGAACCTGACGGGCGGTCCGCGCGGCGGCGTGCACCTCACCGACGTCACCAACGCCAGTCGCACCATGCTGATGAACCTGGAGACCTTGGACTGGGACGACGAACTGCTGGCGCTGTTCTCGATCCCGCGGGCGATGTTGCCGCGGATCACGGCGTCGTCGACACGGCGGCGGCATGCGGTCACCGCCAGCACCGGGCCGGTCAGGGGTGAAGTACCGATCGCCGGCGTCCTGGGGGACCAGCAGAGCGCGATGGTCGGCCAGGTGTGCCTGTCGGCAGGCGAGGCCAAAAACACCTACGGCACCGGGAACTTTCTGCTGCTCAATACCGGCGAGCAGATCGTGCGCTCCGACAACGGATTGCTGACCACGGTCTGCTACCAGTTCGGGGACGCCAAACCCGTTTATGCACTGGAGGGCTCGATCGCGGTCACCGGATCGGCCGTGCAGTGGTTGCGCGACCAGCTGGGCATCATCAGCGGCGCCACCCAGGTCGAGACTCTGGCCCGCCAGGTCTCCGATAACGGCGGGATGTATTTCGTACCCGCGTTCTCCGGCCTGTTCGCGCCGTACTGGCGATCGGACGCGCGCGGCGCGATCGTGGGGTTGTCGCGCTTCAACACCAATGCGCACCTGGCCCGGGCCACGCTGGAGGCGATCTGCTACCAAAGCCGCGACGTGGCCGAGGCGATGGAAGCCGACTCCGGGGTGCACCTGGGTGTGCTTAAGGTCGATGGAGGTATCACCGCCAACGATCTGTGTATGCAGATCCAGGCCGATGTGCTCGGGGTCGACGTGGTCAAGCCGGTGGTGCCTGAAACCACCGCACTGGGCGCGGCTTACGCGGCCGGATTGGGCGTCGGGTTCTGGAAGGGACCTGACGATCTGCGCGCCAACTGGCGCGAGCACAAACGCTGGACCCCGAACTGGTCGGACGATCAGCGTGCCGAAGGCTACGCCGGGTGGCGAAAAGCTGTGCAGCGCACGTTGGACTGGGTTGAGTTGCCCTAA
- a CDS encoding TetR/AcrR family transcriptional regulator: MARNEWRGATVDKVCAAANLNKRYFYESFRDLDGLSAAVVDDVAEDVRAATVAAAQATGSESLEAQALAGVAAAVRSLVDDPRRARVLLGGVAASPELDAHRTMVMHRLTDVLIDHGRTVHGVELEVDPLAKVAPAFIVGGTADAILDFVNGEVDLELDDFIAQLATLWLITGSGAAQVARARMP; encoded by the coding sequence ATGGCGCGCAATGAATGGCGCGGAGCAACAGTCGACAAGGTCTGTGCCGCAGCCAATCTGAACAAGCGATATTTCTACGAGAGCTTCCGGGACCTGGACGGCCTCTCGGCGGCGGTGGTGGACGATGTCGCCGAAGACGTTCGTGCCGCGACTGTCGCCGCTGCGCAAGCCACCGGATCGGAGTCCCTGGAAGCCCAAGCGCTGGCGGGTGTCGCCGCTGCGGTGCGCTCCCTTGTCGACGATCCTCGTCGCGCACGTGTCCTCCTAGGCGGGGTCGCAGCCTCGCCGGAATTGGACGCTCACCGCACGATGGTGATGCACCGCCTCACCGACGTGCTGATCGACCACGGACGCACGGTGCACGGCGTCGAACTGGAAGTCGACCCGCTGGCCAAGGTCGCACCGGCATTCATCGTCGGTGGCACCGCAGACGCGATCTTGGACTTCGTCAATGGGGAAGTCGACTTAGAGCTGGACGATTTCATCGCCCAGCTCGCCACCCTCTGGCTCATCACCGGCAGCGGCGCAGCACAGGTCGCTCGTGCACGAATGCCCTAG
- a CDS encoding stage II sporulation protein M translates to MDVHAFVLTHRPTWDRLESLVRRRRRLTGAEIDELVDLYQRVSTHLSVVRSSSSDAALIGRLSSLVARSRAAVTGAHAPLRSELIRFVTVSFPVVAYRAWRWWLGTALVFLAASVVIACWVAGNPDVQAAIGTPAEIDRLVDHDFAAYYSDHPAGSFALQVWVNNAWVAARAIAFAVLLGLPIPVMLLANAANLGVGLGLMFHAGRGAFMLGLLAPHGLLELTAVFLAGAVGMRLGWAVIAPGDRPRGQVLAEQGRAVVAVAVGLVGVLAVAGLIEAVVTPSSWPTWLRIGVGILVEAAFLAYVMHFGRKAVSLGETGDIADAPDVVPTR, encoded by the coding sequence GTGGATGTGCACGCCTTCGTGCTGACTCATCGACCGACTTGGGATCGGCTGGAGTCGCTGGTCAGGCGCCGGCGACGGCTCACCGGTGCCGAGATCGACGAACTCGTTGACCTGTATCAGCGGGTGTCCACGCACCTGTCGGTGGTGCGCTCGTCGTCCTCGGATGCCGCACTCATCGGACGGCTCTCCAGCTTGGTGGCGCGCTCACGCGCGGCCGTCACCGGGGCGCACGCCCCGCTCCGATCCGAGCTGATCCGTTTCGTGACGGTCTCGTTTCCGGTGGTCGCCTACCGGGCTTGGCGGTGGTGGCTGGGCACCGCCTTGGTGTTCCTGGCGGCCTCGGTGGTCATCGCGTGCTGGGTGGCCGGCAATCCCGACGTGCAGGCGGCGATCGGCACCCCCGCGGAGATCGACCGGCTGGTCGACCATGATTTCGCCGCCTACTACAGCGATCACCCGGCCGGATCGTTCGCGCTACAGGTCTGGGTCAACAACGCCTGGGTGGCAGCCCGCGCGATCGCGTTCGCGGTCCTGCTGGGTCTGCCGATCCCAGTGATGCTGCTTGCCAATGCCGCCAACCTCGGTGTGGGGCTGGGGTTGATGTTCCATGCCGGGCGGGGCGCATTCATGCTGGGCCTGCTCGCCCCGCACGGATTGCTGGAGTTGACGGCGGTGTTCCTGGCCGGAGCCGTCGGGATGCGGCTGGGCTGGGCGGTGATCGCGCCCGGTGATCGACCCCGCGGACAGGTGCTCGCCGAGCAGGGCCGTGCCGTCGTCGCGGTCGCCGTGGGCCTGGTGGGGGTGCTTGCCGTGGCCGGGCTGATCGAGGCGGTGGTGACGCCGTCATCGTGGCCGACCTGGTTGCGGATCGGCGTCGGAATCCTTGTCGAGGCTGCTTTTCTGGCGTATGTGATGCACTTCGGGCGCAAAGCGGTGTCCCTCGGCGAAACCGGCGACATCGCCGATGCGCCCGACGTCGTCCCGACCCGCTGA
- a CDS encoding HNH endonuclease family protein: MAAGRRVVPGALVALLVVGVVGWAWWQHRGQAGDAEPSGPSPTSIPSSPSALPLNPGYDEARRMLEVLPVKGWDRVQDFKRYRFGERWSDDVDVEFGHNGCNTRDDILRRDLTQVQLRRGTCLVQRGVLRDPYSGQTIAFVRGPETSEAVQVDHLVSLADAWYKGARSWDDRRRRDFANDPRNLLAVGGQANFDKAFRDAAGWLPANVAFECEFVARQISVKTVYGLWVSANEKTAMQRVLRRC, encoded by the coding sequence ATGGCCGCAGGCAGGCGGGTGGTGCCCGGTGCGCTGGTAGCGCTGCTCGTAGTGGGTGTGGTCGGCTGGGCGTGGTGGCAACACCGCGGGCAGGCCGGGGATGCGGAGCCGTCGGGACCCTCGCCGACATCGATTCCGTCGTCGCCGAGCGCGCTGCCACTCAACCCCGGCTATGACGAGGCCCGCCGGATGCTCGAAGTGCTGCCCGTCAAGGGCTGGGATCGCGTACAGGACTTCAAGCGCTACCGCTTTGGAGAGCGGTGGAGCGATGATGTTGACGTCGAGTTCGGCCACAACGGGTGCAACACCCGCGACGACATCCTGCGTAGAGATCTGACACAAGTTCAGTTGCGGCGCGGAACCTGCCTGGTGCAGCGTGGCGTCCTGCGCGACCCGTACTCCGGGCAGACCATTGCGTTCGTTCGCGGCCCGGAGACATCCGAGGCGGTGCAGGTGGATCACCTGGTGTCGCTGGCCGACGCCTGGTACAAAGGCGCACGATCCTGGGACGACAGGCGCCGCCGCGACTTCGCCAACGATCCGCGCAATCTGCTTGCGGTCGGCGGACAGGCGAACTTCGACAAGGCATTCCGCGACGCCGCCGGCTGGCTGCCGGCGAACGTCGCGTTCGAATGCGAGTTCGTCGCCCGTCAGATCTCGGTCAAAACCGTTTACGGACTGTGGGTTTCAGCGAACGAGAAGACCGCGATGCAACGCGTGCTTCGGCGTTGTTGA
- a CDS encoding PadR family transcriptional regulator encodes MNTPFGPPGGPFTDDAVHGFGFGPATPQQRRAAHIARRQARREFRRQLRDHASENCAPLGFGTGHQGTAPGCGPEFRHGFGPGFGPGFGPGGPGFGFGFGPGGHRGHRRGNRGRRGDVRLAILALLAEGPMHGYEIIQQIAERSQGLWRPSPGSVYPTLQMLVDEGLIAGSETDGKKRLFELTEDGRGVAETVETPPWEQITDGADPGQINLRTATGQLFGAAAQAGQAATPEQQQRIVDIINNARKEIYGILGETD; translated from the coding sequence ATGAATACCCCCTTCGGTCCGCCCGGCGGACCCTTCACAGACGACGCCGTACACGGTTTCGGATTCGGCCCCGCGACGCCGCAGCAACGCCGCGCCGCGCACATCGCGCGCCGTCAGGCTCGACGCGAGTTTCGCCGGCAATTACGCGATCACGCCTCGGAGAATTGCGCACCGTTGGGCTTCGGCACCGGCCACCAAGGCACCGCACCGGGATGCGGCCCGGAATTCCGGCACGGGTTCGGGCCGGGCTTCGGGCCTGGGTTCGGGCCCGGGGGGCCGGGATTCGGCTTCGGGTTCGGACCCGGCGGACACCGGGGCCACCGACGCGGCAATCGGGGCCGGCGCGGCGACGTGCGGCTGGCGATCCTGGCCTTGCTGGCCGAGGGCCCGATGCACGGCTACGAGATCATCCAGCAGATCGCCGAGCGCAGCCAGGGATTGTGGCGGCCCAGCCCCGGATCGGTCTACCCGACTTTGCAGATGCTGGTCGATGAAGGCCTGATCGCCGGTAGCGAAACCGACGGCAAGAAACGCCTTTTCGAGCTGACCGAGGATGGTCGTGGCGTAGCCGAGACGGTCGAGACACCGCCTTGGGAGCAGATCACCGACGGCGCCGATCCGGGACAGATCAATCTGCGCACCGCGACCGGCCAGTTGTTCGGCGCGGCCGCACAGGCGGGGCAGGCGGCCACGCCCGAACAGCAACAGCGCATCGTCGACATCATCAACAACGCGCGCAAGGAGATCTATGGAATCCTCGGCGAGACCGACTGA
- a CDS encoding GatB/YqeY domain-containing protein: MAELKSQLRTDLTAAMKAQDKLRTATLRMLLAAIQAEEVSGKQARELTDEDVLKVLAREARKRAESATIYTQNGRGDLAAEEHAEARIIDEYLPTPLTEAELADVVDTALAQVAEEIGERPHTKHLGQVMKAATAIAAGKADGARLSAAVRERL, from the coding sequence ATGGCGGAACTCAAATCCCAGCTGCGTACAGATCTGACGGCCGCGATGAAGGCGCAGGACAAGCTGCGCACGGCGACCTTACGAATGTTGTTGGCCGCGATCCAGGCCGAAGAGGTCTCGGGTAAACAGGCCCGGGAACTGACCGATGAGGACGTGCTCAAGGTGCTGGCGCGCGAGGCCCGCAAGCGTGCGGAGTCCGCGACGATCTACACCCAGAATGGCCGGGGTGACCTCGCCGCCGAAGAACACGCCGAGGCCCGGATCATCGACGAGTACCTTCCCACGCCGCTCACCGAGGCAGAACTGGCCGACGTCGTCGACACTGCGCTGGCTCAGGTGGCCGAAGAGATCGGGGAGCGGCCGCACACCAAGCACCTTGGCCAGGTGATGAAGGCGGCCACCGCGATCGCTGCGGGCAAGGCCGACGGCGCGCGGCTGTCGGCCGCCGTCCGCGAACGGCTCTAG
- a CDS encoding DUF4350 domain-containing protein produces MTATRRTWAWVAAALAVIVAISAAGAYLTTPRPGGRMDPDATGPEGAHALVTLLQHRGVQVDAAATVDDVVRQARPDTVVLVAQTPRIAGDELLNRLANLPGDLLLVAPDAAARRALAPGIRSGPARAFTHQPDCDLREAQRAGPVDLRTTQTYLAAGRQSIDSCYDGALVRYRDGQRTITVVGSDSFMTNADLAREGNAALAMNLAGTSGRLIWYAPQHIQGAQSGRSTLAGLVPANVRWLAWQLCLALALAAAWKARRLGSLIAEPMPVVVRASETVEGLGRLYRSHRARDRAAGALRTATLRRLAPRLGLGPAPEPPAVVAAVGQRLVAHPDWLWHLLFGPPPESDDALIALAHALDDIERQVTHS; encoded by the coding sequence GTGACGGCCACCCGGCGGACGTGGGCCTGGGTCGCGGCGGCCTTGGCGGTGATTGTGGCGATCTCCGCGGCGGGGGCCTACCTCACCACGCCACGGCCAGGTGGCCGGATGGATCCCGATGCCACCGGCCCGGAGGGCGCGCACGCGCTGGTGACGTTGCTACAACACCGTGGTGTGCAGGTGGATGCCGCCGCCACCGTCGACGACGTTGTCCGTCAAGCACGTCCGGACACTGTGGTGTTGGTGGCGCAGACCCCGCGTATCGCCGGCGACGAGTTGCTGAACCGCCTCGCCAACCTGCCCGGCGACCTACTCCTGGTGGCGCCGGACGCCGCGGCCCGTAGGGCATTGGCGCCCGGAATCCGGTCCGGGCCCGCACGAGCGTTCACCCACCAGCCCGACTGTGATCTGCGGGAGGCTCAACGGGCCGGGCCGGTCGACTTGCGCACCACGCAGACCTACCTTGCGGCCGGGCGCCAGTCGATCGACAGCTGTTACGACGGAGCGTTGGTGCGCTACCGCGACGGCCAGCGGACTATCACGGTGGTCGGCAGCGACTCGTTCATGACCAACGCGGACCTGGCCCGAGAGGGAAACGCGGCGCTGGCGATGAATCTGGCCGGCACATCTGGCCGTTTGATCTGGTATGCGCCCCAGCATATTCAGGGCGCACAGTCCGGCAGGTCAACCCTTGCCGGTCTGGTTCCCGCAAATGTGCGGTGGCTGGCCTGGCAGCTGTGCTTGGCACTGGCCTTGGCCGCTGCCTGGAAGGCCCGCCGGTTGGGCTCACTGATCGCCGAGCCCATGCCCGTAGTCGTCCGCGCATCCGAGACCGTCGAGGGTCTGGGCCGGCTCTACCGCTCCCACCGTGCCCGGGATCGGGCCGCCGGAGCCCTGCGCACCGCAACGCTGCGGCGACTGGCTCCGCGCCTGGGCCTGGGGCCGGCACCCGAACCACCCGCAGTGGTCGCCGCGGTCGGCCAGCGGTTAGTGGCACACCCGGACTGGTTGTGGCACTTGCTGTTCGGACCGCCGCCGGAATCCGATGATGCCCTGATCGCCCTGGCCCACGCACTCGACGACATCGAAAGGCAGGTCACCCACTCGTGA
- a CDS encoding DUF58 domain-containing protein has translation MILTGRTALIALLCAVPITVAPWPAVAFVVLLTGLALAVALDVALTTDPATLRLERSMDSAARLGQSTPTTLWIGNGGRRFRGQIRDAWPPSACATPRSHRLELAADQQTRVSTQLCPARRGDQHAAGVTVRSIGPLGLAGRQRSRQVPGQVRVLPPFLSRRHLPARLARLREVDGNLPALVRGQGSEFDSLREYVAGDDVRSIDWRATARRSEVVVRTWRPERDRRVILVLDTGRTAAGRIGVDPTALDPAGWPRLDWSMDAALLLAALALRAGDNVDLLAHDQVTRAGVFGASRTRLFPQLVDAMAPLQPALVESDFAAMLVTLSRRARRGNLVVLLTDLNASALDEGLLPVLPKLTSEHQMIVAAVADPRVQRLAQGRADAAAVYDAGAAERSRNDRRAMAARLRRSGVQVIDAPPEDLAPALADAYLAMKAAGQL, from the coding sequence GTGATTCTGACCGGTCGCACCGCCTTGATCGCACTGCTGTGTGCCGTGCCGATCACGGTGGCCCCCTGGCCGGCGGTGGCGTTCGTGGTGTTGCTGACCGGCCTCGCCCTGGCGGTGGCGCTTGACGTCGCCTTGACCACGGATCCCGCGACGTTGCGGTTGGAGCGTTCGATGGACAGCGCTGCTCGGCTCGGCCAGAGCACCCCGACTACCTTGTGGATCGGCAATGGCGGCCGCCGATTCCGCGGCCAGATCCGTGACGCCTGGCCACCGAGCGCCTGTGCCACACCGCGTTCCCATCGGCTGGAGCTGGCGGCCGATCAGCAGACACGGGTGTCCACCCAACTGTGTCCGGCCCGCCGCGGTGATCAGCATGCCGCCGGGGTCACCGTGCGTTCGATCGGCCCGTTGGGCCTGGCGGGGCGTCAGAGATCCCGTCAGGTGCCCGGCCAGGTGCGGGTGCTCCCGCCGTTCTTGTCGCGCCGACACCTGCCGGCACGACTGGCCCGCCTGCGGGAGGTCGACGGGAACCTGCCGGCGCTGGTGCGTGGGCAGGGCAGCGAGTTCGACTCACTGCGCGAATACGTCGCCGGCGACGACGTTCGCTCGATCGACTGGCGGGCAACCGCGCGACGATCCGAGGTGGTGGTGCGGACCTGGCGGCCGGAGCGCGATCGGCGGGTCATCCTCGTGCTCGACACCGGCCGTACCGCTGCCGGCCGGATCGGGGTCGACCCGACCGCTTTGGACCCCGCGGGCTGGCCCCGGCTGGATTGGTCGATGGACGCCGCACTATTACTGGCGGCGTTGGCATTACGCGCCGGTGACAACGTCGATCTCCTGGCTCACGATCAGGTGACCCGGGCCGGTGTTTTCGGGGCGTCGCGGACCCGCCTGTTCCCCCAGCTCGTCGATGCGATGGCACCGCTGCAGCCCGCGCTGGTCGAGTCCGACTTCGCCGCGATGCTGGTCACCTTGTCCCGTCGGGCACGCCGCGGCAACCTGGTGGTGTTGTTGACCGACCTCAATGCGTCCGCCTTGGACGAGGGCCTGCTGCCGGTGTTGCCGAAACTGACTTCCGAGCACCAGATGATCGTGGCCGCGGTCGCCGATCCGCGGGTGCAACGGCTGGCCCAGGGCCGCGCCGACGCTGCCGCGGTCTATGACGCCGGCGCCGCCGAGCGTTCCCGCAACGACCGCCGCGCGATGGCGGCCCGGCTGCGTCGCAGCGGCGTGCAGGTCATCGATGCCCCGCCCGAGGACCTGGCGCCCGCGTTGGCCGATGCCTATCTGGCCATGAAGGCCGCCGGGCAGCTCTGA
- a CDS encoding AAA family ATPase translates to MTHPSAENPAATAAREALLALRSEVAKVVVGQDPVVSGLVIALLCRGHVLLEGVPGVAKTLLVRTLSAALRLDFKRVQFTPDLMPGDITGSLVYDTHTAEFVFRPGPVFTNLLLADEINRTPPKTQAALLEAMEEGQVSVDGTAKPLPDPFVVAATANPIEYEGTYRLPEAQLDRFLLKLTVPLPPREAEIDILSRHANGFDPHDLSAVEQVAGAQDLAAGRAAVREVLVADQVLGYIVDVVAATRRSPALQLGVSPRGATALLATSRSWAWLSGRNYVTPDDVKAMARSTLRHRVMLRPEAELEGATADGVLDSILASVPVPRW, encoded by the coding sequence GTGACACATCCATCCGCAGAGAATCCGGCGGCGACCGCAGCCCGCGAGGCACTGCTGGCGCTGCGCAGTGAAGTAGCCAAGGTGGTGGTCGGCCAGGACCCGGTGGTCAGCGGCCTGGTGATCGCGTTGTTGTGCCGCGGCCACGTGCTGCTCGAAGGCGTTCCCGGCGTGGCGAAAACCCTGCTGGTCCGCACGCTGAGCGCCGCACTGCGATTGGACTTCAAGCGAGTCCAGTTCACCCCGGACCTGATGCCTGGCGATATCACCGGCTCACTGGTCTACGACACCCACACCGCGGAGTTCGTGTTCCGCCCGGGCCCGGTCTTCACCAATCTGCTGCTGGCCGATGAGATCAACCGCACGCCACCCAAGACCCAGGCAGCGCTGCTGGAGGCGATGGAGGAGGGACAGGTCAGCGTTGACGGCACCGCCAAGCCGCTGCCGGACCCATTCGTGGTGGCCGCCACCGCAAATCCCATCGAGTACGAGGGCACCTACCGGCTTCCTGAGGCTCAGCTCGACCGGTTCCTGCTCAAGCTGACGGTGCCGCTGCCGCCGCGCGAGGCCGAAATCGACATCTTGTCCAGGCATGCAAACGGTTTCGACCCGCACGACCTTTCCGCGGTGGAGCAAGTGGCCGGTGCGCAGGATCTGGCGGCTGGTCGAGCGGCGGTCCGCGAGGTGCTGGTGGCCGACCAGGTACTGGGCTACATCGTCGACGTGGTCGCGGCAACCCGGCGCTCCCCCGCCCTGCAGCTGGGCGTCTCACCGCGCGGCGCGACCGCCCTGCTGGCCACGTCCCGCTCTTGGGCGTGGCTGTCGGGACGCAACTACGTGACTCCCGACGACGTCAAAGCGATGGCTCGCTCCACGCTGCGACACCGGGTGATGTTGCGTCCGGAGGCCGAACTCGAAGGCGCTACCGCCGACGGGGTTCTGGACAGCATTTTGGCCTCGGTTCCGGTGCCGCGCTGGTGA